One genomic segment of Vespa crabro chromosome 3, iyVesCrab1.2, whole genome shotgun sequence includes these proteins:
- the LOC124422787 gene encoding 40S ribosomal protein S13: MGRMHAPGKGISQSALPYRRSVPTWLKLTPEDCKELIYKLAKKGCTPSQIGVILRDSHGVAQVRFRTGNKILRIVKSMGLAPDLPEDLYHLIKRAVGIRKHLERNRKDKDSKFRLILVESRIHRLARYYKTKGSLPPNWKYESSTASALVA, from the exons ATGGGTCGTATGCACGCACCTGG AAAGGGTATATCCCAGTCAGCTCTTCCTTATCGTCGGAGTGTACCAACTTGGTTGAAATTAACTCCTGAAGATTGCAAGGAACTCATTTACAAACTAGCAAAGAAAGGATGTACCCCATCCCAAATTg gTGTTATACTTCGAGATTCTCATGGAGTCGCCCAGGTAAGATTCCGTACAGGGAACAAGATATTACGTATTGTTAAAAGTATGGGCCTTGCTCCTGATCTTCCAGAGGATTTATACCACCTCATTAAGAGGGCTGTTGGAATCAGGAAACATTTGGAAAGAAATCGCAAGGACAAAGACAGCAAGTTTCGATTAATTCTCGTTGAATCGAGAATACATCGTCTTGCTAGATATTACAAGACAAAGGGATCGCTTCCACCAAACTGGAAGTACGAAAGTTCTACGGCCAGTGCTTTGGTGGCCTAA
- the LOC124422778 gene encoding uncharacterized protein LOC124422778: MVSRRKILSRSRDNLVESQYEEQEEEDVWYNLDKLYKDHIQEVLDKWNQIDDEIWAKVIVFERNRRVAKAYARAPVLTINGSNDGFDGFRIGLCGFDNPMRDPKTEEAKRHINQGVKIKMDEQGNILIKRLCKNNVYIKPTNQEDNAIGPEIIRNSQGALEHEKPGKLFDMNKFQTNLSRETRRAYPDRRRLEMQCLSAIVFVRTEADLLQCPVWVLIVNVVGLDMLKSKLPPVLALQRPVDIKNRPRIPIPDEDPYSVAGVSSSVGPSEIMQSERDSREQIYMQSTSYQQRRAERPPKLPPRENLYGHDIPKPDYDDIEDDYSRTIKPAGMANEEKRSKNDDRKKYDDPYYCGLRARVPNFVKMARNGQSKGIPLRGHIRPQPAPSYAGSVYASSQSSQIYGHHVPANRPHIMYHARSFESGLDTDNRIESPYNHIYGRLPIPTRGVIPPAPRAMYIGEWD, from the exons ATGGtatcgagaagaaaaatactCTCTCGTTCGCGAGATAATCTCGTGGAGTCTCAATACGAGGAacaagaggaggaggacgttTGGTATAATCTCGACAAATTGTATAAG GATCATATACAAGAAGTTTTGGATAAATGGAATCAAATAGATGATGAAATATGGGCGAAAGTAATTGTCTTTGAGAGAAATAGACGCGTAGCGAAAGCGTATGCTAGGGCACCGGTTCTCACGATAAACGGCTCAAATGATGGCTTCGATGGCTTCAG GATAGGACTTTGCGGTTTTGATAATCCAATGCGTGATCCGAAGACGGAAGAAGCGAAACGTCATATAAATCAAggtgttaaaattaaaatggaCGAACAaggaaatattcttattaaaaggttgtgtaaaaataatgtttacaTCAAACCAACCAATCAGGAGGATAATGCTATCGGGCCTGAAATTATACGTAATTCACAGGGTGCCCTCGAACACGAGAAACCGGGAAAG ttGTTTGATATGAACAAATTTCAAACAAACTTATCTCGCGAGACTCGACGAGCTTATCCCGATAGACGAAGATTGGAGATGCAATGTTTAAGTGCTATTGTTTTCGTAAGAACGGAAGCAGATCTCCTTCAATGTCCAGTATGGGTTCTGATCGTGAACGTCGTTGGACTGGACATGCTGAAGTCAAAACTGCCACCag TTTTAGCCTTGCAAAGGCCTGTAGATATAAAGAATCGTCCAAGGATACCTATTCCAGATGAGGATCCTTACAGCGTCGCTGGTGTTTCATCCTCTGTTGGACCTAGCGAAATAATGCAATCAGAGAGAGATTCGCGAGAACAAATCTACATGCAATCCACAAGTTACCAGCAACGACGAGCTGAGAGGCCACCTAAACTTCCACCCAGAGAAAATCTTTATGGTCATGATATACCTAag CCTGATTACGATGACATCGAGGATGATTACTCGAGAACGATAAAACCTGCCGGTATggcgaatgaagaaaaaaggagcaagaacgatgatagaaaaaaatatg acgATCCATATTATTGTGGATTACGTGCACGCGTACCTAATTTCGTGAAGATGGCAAGAAATGGACAAAGTAAAGGTATTCCTCTTCGAGGACACATCAGACCACAACCTGCACCATCTTATGCTGGCTCCGTATATGCAAGTAGTCAATCGTCTCAGATATATGGACATCACGTTCCCGCAAATCGACCACACATCATGTACCATGCGAGAAGTTTTGAGAGTGGGCTCG ACACGGATAATAGAATCGAATCGCCGTACAACCATATATATGGAAGATTACCCATCCCGACGAGAGGCGTGATACCTCCTGCACCGCGTGCTATGTACATTGGAGAATGGGATTAA
- the LOC124422779 gene encoding cholesterol 7-desaturase nvd, which translates to MILGWYSILLATLLAFLIYIAFFWKINWIRDLRCQNKIKYRKMEKLPPVYPNGWFALLESSQLKVGQVKHVSALGENFAVFRTEKGIVNILDAYCPHLGANMGEGGRVKGECLECPFHKWLFCGNDGRCLDIPYADKVPNVAKTKAWKSCEVNKIIFVWYHAESAKPNWQPHTHEKISNGTWRFQGRNEFIVNCHIQDIAENGADLAHLSAVHGPALFLSEDVMRFVRHRWSNARWTPHSSESNDDSSETSMEKNNPEKETMWEGDLTKRTSTGKTTINGDSKNMLNGRTTMTTTTISNGQQNSYNSEKHRASMTLRHSLLFLDRFDILELNVKVEQIGPGYVELFIETTFGNMFILQTVTPIEPLLQRVCHIIFSPPLLAPYANIIFLGECLMFERDVAIWNHKRFETRPILVREDKTIAAYRKWYSQFYSANSPTYQTAMKSLQW; encoded by the exons atgatccTTGGATGGTACAGCATTCTTCTCGCCACCCTCTTGgcttttctaatttatatcgCTTTCTTCTGGAAAATTAATTGGATCAGA GACTTGCGATGtcagaacaaaataaaatataggaAGATGGAAAAATTGCCGCCGGTCTATCCAAATGGATGGTTCGCCTTACTCGAAAGTTCACAGTTGAAAGTGGGACAAGTGAAACACGTATCAGCTCTTGGAGAAAATTTTGCCGTATTTAG GACCGAGAAAGGTATCGTCAACATTCTCGATGCATATTGCCCACATTTAGGGGCAAATATGGGTGAGGGTGGACGCGTGAAGGGAGAATGCTTAGAATGTCCTTTCCATAAGTGGCTCTTTTGTGGTAACGATGGTCGTTGCTTGGATATACCTTATGCCGATAAAg TGCCGAATGTTGCCAAAACAAAAGCATGGAAAAGCTGTGaggttaataaaataatattcgtttGGTATCATGCGGAATCGGCAAAACCAAATTGGCAGCCACATACCCATGAGAAAATTTCTAATGGGACTTGGCGTTTTCAAGGTCGAAACGAATTTATCGTTAACTGTCATATACAG GATATAGCGGAGAACGGTGCCGATCTGGCACATCTAAGCGCGGTCCATGGACCAGCATTGTTTCTTTCGGAGGACGTGATGCGTTTCGTTCGTCACAGATGGTCGAACGCAAGATGGACACCGCATTCGAGCGAATCCAATGATGATTCATCTGAAACGTCAATGGAAAAAAACAATCCGGAAAAAGAGACGATGTGGGAGGGTGATTTAACAAAGAGAACATCAACAGGCAAGACGACGATTAATGGAGATTCGAAGAATATGTTGAACGGTagaacaacgatgacgacaacgacgatatCAAACGGACAACagaattcttataattctgaAAAGCATAGAGCTAGTATGACTCTTCGTCACAGTCTGTTGtttctcgatcgattcgatataCTTGAGCTGAACGTGAAGGTCGAACAGATTGGTCCAGGATACGTCGAGTTATTCATCGAGACCACATTCGGCAACATGTTCATCTTACAAACTGTGACACCGATCGAACCATTGTTACAACGTGTTTGTCACATTATATTTTCTCCGCCATTATTGGCGCCTTATGCCAACATCATATTTCTCGGTGAATGTTTGATGTTTGAGAGGGACGTTGCTATTTGGAATCACAAGAGATTCGAAACACGACCTATCCTAGTAAGAGAGGATAAAACCATAGCCGCTTATCGGAAATGGTACTCACAATTTTATTCAGCTAATAGCCCTACTTATCAGACGGCAATGAAAAGTTTGCAGTGGTGA